One region of Vitis vinifera cultivar Pinot Noir 40024 chromosome 1, ASM3070453v1 genomic DNA includes:
- the LOC100264474 gene encoding zinc finger protein CONSTANS-LIKE 16: MISEKNVANAVGGKTARACDSCIRKRARFYCAADDAFLCQACDMSVHSANPLARRHERVRLKTASLKLPGADSLENSMPSWHQGFTRKARTPRHGKPAAHPAFKSDELTRNPLPFVPEIGADETSYDDNEEQLLYRVPIFDPFVAELCASTNSNEAVTTVANDTETADVTGSETKALVAGRGHDVDSLHGFLPSDMDLAEFAADVESLLGKGLDNESFGMEGLGLIDCKEKESVEYSLHSGRVKLEEEEDIGGVMACQADAEIDMTREPFELNFDYGSPATCEEEEEKVAVGAMDMNNKVDDPKKKNKILLRLDYEAIITAWASQGSPWTNGHRPELDPDDCWPDCLGTCGIQVHHPYGEFGGMGEQQAAMGDGGREARVSRYREKRRTRLFSKKIRYEVRKLNAEKRPRMKGRFVKRASFGGPAAFPLLNK, encoded by the exons atgatttctgaaaaaaatGTGGCGAACGCCGTCGGTGGCAAGACGGCCAGGGCCTGTGATAGCTGCATACGGAAGCGTGCTCGATTTTACTGTGCTGCCGATGATGCCTTCTTGTGCCAGGCGTGCGACATGTCGGTGCACTCGGCCAACCCTCTGGCTCGTAGGCATGAAAGGGTTCGCCTTAAAACAGCCTCTCTCAAACTCCCGGGGGCGGATTCACTGGAGAACTCTATGCCCTCATGGCACCAGGGTTTCACTCGAAAGGCTCGGACACCGAGACATGGAAAGCCTGCAGCACATCCAGCTTTTAAATCAGATGAACTCACGCGAAACCCCCTTCCGTTCGTACCGGAGATCGGAGCCGATGAAACGTCGTACGATGACAACGAAGAGCAGCTTCTTTATAGGGTTCCGATATTTGATCCATTTGTTGCGGAGCTCTGCGCGTCAACAAATTCGAATGAAGCTGTAACAACAGTTGCTAACGATACAGAAACTGCAGATGTCACTGGAAGCGAAACGAAAGCCTTGGTAGCTGGCCGTGGTCATGATGTGGATTCTTTACATGGATTTCTTCCATCAGACATGGATCTTGCAGAATTTGCAGCTGATGTAGAAAGTTTATTGGGTAAGGGCCTTGACAATGAATCTTTTGGCATGGAAGGTTTGGGGCTAATAGATTGTAAAGAGAAGGAGTCGGTGGAGTATTCTTTACACAGTGGAAGAGTGAAgcttgaagaggaagaagacaTAGGAGGTGTAATGGCCTGCCAAGCCGATGCAGAGATCGACATGACAAGAGAGCCCTTTGAGTTGAACTTCGACTACGGGTCTCCAGCAACATGCGAAGAGGAAGAGGAGAAAGTGGCAGTGGGAGCAATGGACATGAATAATAAAGTAGATGatccaaagaagaaaaataagatattattgAGGCTTGATTATGAGGCAATCATTACAGCCTGGGCCAGCCAAGGGTCTCCATGGACCAACGGCCATCGCCCAGAACTCGACCCCGATGACTGCTGGCCTGACTGCTTG GGCACTTGTGGAATACAAGTCCATCATCCATATGGAGAGTTTGGTGGAATGGGAGAACAACAGGCAGCAATGGGAGATGGAGGTAGAGAGGCAAGAGTGTCCAGATACAGAGAAAAACGGCGAACAAGGCTCTTCTCCAAGAAAATAAGATATGAGGTTCGGAAACTGAACGCAGAGAAGAGACCCAGAATGAAGGGTAGGTTCGTGAAGAGGGCGTCCTTTGGAGGACCCGCAGCTTTTCCTTTGCTCAACAAATAA
- the LOC100259299 gene encoding LOB domain-containing protein 42, translating to MRTSCNGCRVLRKACSQDCIIKPCLEWIKNPDFQANATLFLAKFYGRAGLINLINAGPQQLRPAIFRSLLWEACGRVVNPIYGSVGLLWSGDWNRCLDAVDAVLRGVPIARKPSEATSSSPSDHPVKAYDIRHVSKDFKFPTTENLNRVTAPAPKPFKRSSKSKPKPQASLVFDFATKPAADQSDKFCDVRLPWPSSHEFNQTPSHEPSLGYHLEWLTKLDTESDKSKVKLELTLGSGTNF from the exons ATGAGAACAAGCTGCAATGGGTGTAGGGTTCTTCGCAAGGCATGCAGCCAAGACTGCATCATCAAACCTTGCCTTGAGTGGATCAAAAATCCTGATTTCCAAGCCAATGCTACTCTCTTCCTTGCCAAATTCTATGGCCGTGCAGGTCTCATAAACCTCATCAATGCCGGACCCCAACAACTTCGCCCCG CCATATTCAGATCGCTGCTTTGGGAAGCTTGTGGACGGGTAGTGAATCCAATATATGGGTCCGTCGGATTGCTCTGGTCCGGTGACTGGAACCGCTGCCTCGATGCCGTGGATGCAGTGCTCAGAGGTGTTCCCATCGCCAGAAAACCATCTGAAGCTACCTCAAGCAGCCCGAGCGACCATCCTGTAAAGGCCTATGACATACGTCATGTCTCTAAGGATTTCAAATTCCCTACTACTGAAAACCTCAATAGAGTCACAGCCCCAGCCCCAAAACCATTCAAGCGTTCTTCTAAGTCCAAGCCAAAACCTCAAGCCAGCTTGGTTTTCGACTTTGCAACCAAACCAGCCGCAGATCAGTCTGATAAGTTTTGTGACGTTAGATTGCCGTGGCCTAGCTCACACGAGTTCAATCAAACGCCGAGTCACGAACCGTCGTTAGGTTATCACTTAGAATGGCTTACAAAATTAGATACGGAAAGTGATAAGAGCAAAGTAAAGTTGGAACTGACTCTTGGTTCTGGGACCAACTTTTAG